In Halomarina salina, one DNA window encodes the following:
- a CDS encoding non-histone chromosomal MC1 family protein has translation MARSDDGKRNFALRETTGSESSVFSGRTPRQAALKAARRLEPADGEEAADREDISLREKGTKKVHHYEGWAWVEDAPDDKPDWMPDRITKANVSKKGIEHLEEI, from the coding sequence ATGGCACGTAGCGACGACGGTAAGCGGAACTTCGCGCTTCGGGAGACGACCGGAAGCGAATCGAGTGTGTTCTCGGGGAGAACTCCTCGTCAGGCCGCGCTGAAAGCCGCCAGACGGCTCGAACCGGCCGACGGTGAGGAGGCGGCCGACCGCGAGGACATCAGTCTCCGCGAGAAGGGAACGAAGAAAGTACACCACTACGAGGGGTGGGCCTGGGTCGAGGACGCGCCGGACGACAAACCGGACTGGATGCCCGACCGCATCACGAAGGCCAACGTCTCGAAGAAAGGAATCGAGCACCTCGAAGAGATCTGA
- a CDS encoding quinone-dependent dihydroorotate dehydrogenase, with product MFYRAAKPLLFRLPAETAHTATKRLLKAGQGTRIEDALTARYRVDDARLRTSAFGLDFDNPVGVAAGFDKNAEVPGMLAALGFGHVEVGAVTAEAQPGNPRPRLFRLPEDRALVNRMGFNNAGADVVGPRLARTDAPVPLGVNIGKSKVTPLDEAPEDYRYSYERTAAGGDYFVVNVSSPNTPGLRDLQNRDHLEAILGELLDADARPLLVKLSPDLTDGAIEDALAVVDDLALDGVVAVNTTTERPDTLRSHNRAETGGLSGAPIEERATERVRFVAERTDVPVVGVGGVSDAAGAYAKIRAGASLVQLYTALVYEGPALARDINRGLLGLLDRDGFDAVEDAVGADL from the coding sequence ATGTTCTACCGTGCCGCGAAGCCCCTGTTGTTCCGGCTTCCGGCGGAGACGGCCCACACCGCCACGAAGCGACTGCTCAAGGCAGGGCAGGGGACCCGAATCGAGGACGCCCTGACCGCCCGCTACCGCGTCGACGACGCGCGACTTCGCACCAGCGCGTTCGGTCTCGACTTCGATAACCCGGTCGGCGTGGCCGCCGGCTTCGACAAGAACGCCGAGGTGCCGGGGATGCTCGCCGCACTCGGCTTCGGGCACGTCGAGGTCGGTGCCGTCACCGCCGAAGCCCAACCCGGCAACCCCCGTCCGCGCCTGTTCCGTCTCCCCGAGGACCGCGCCCTCGTCAACCGCATGGGCTTCAACAACGCGGGCGCTGACGTCGTCGGGCCGCGACTCGCCCGTACCGACGCGCCCGTCCCCCTCGGCGTCAACATCGGGAAGTCGAAGGTGACGCCGCTCGACGAGGCGCCCGAGGACTACCGCTACAGCTACGAGCGCACTGCCGCGGGCGGCGACTACTTCGTGGTCAACGTCTCCTCGCCGAACACCCCCGGTCTCCGCGACCTGCAGAACCGCGACCACCTCGAGGCTATCCTCGGCGAACTCCTCGACGCCGACGCCCGTCCGCTGCTCGTGAAGCTCTCGCCGGACCTCACGGACGGTGCCATCGAGGACGCCCTCGCGGTCGTCGACGACCTGGCCCTCGACGGCGTCGTCGCGGTCAACACGACGACGGAGCGACCCGACACGCTCCGGAGTCACAACCGGGCCGAGACGGGCGGGCTCTCGGGGGCACCAATCGAGGAGCGCGCTACCGAGCGCGTCCGGTTCGTCGCCGAGCGGACGGACGTCCCCGTCGTCGGCGTCGGTGGCGTCTCGGACGCCGCGGGCGCGTACGCGAAGATTCGCGCAGGAGCGTCGCTCGTCCAGCTGTACACAGCCCTCGTCTACGAGGGACCCGCGCTCGCCCGCGACATCAACCGTGGTCTGCTCGGCCTGCTCGACCGCGACGGGTTCGACGCCGTCGAGGACGCCGTCGGCGCTGACCTGTAG
- the pheT gene encoding phenylalanine--tRNA ligase subunit beta: MPVVDVDPDELRKLASTDRDDEELKRDLFDLGLEFEGETEEGEFQLEFAPDRLDRLSVEGVARSLRYQDGTDRGVYVPKTNDADWVFEVDESVPDERPYVTGAIVRGLDMSEAKLDSLIQLQEKLHATMGRQRVKGAIGVHDLTMLKGGAAGSAAEEPGGEGVKSISYRGVAPDEDTFVALDSDAELTPGEVLTEHPTGEKYADIVSEYERLPAIYDDIGLFSFPPVINGRRTEVSENSRDLLVELTGTDQWTIDKMCAIICYALDARGGRVEEVRVEYPEGHPAEQRELLRPDLSVDHKTVTHARIEQLLGVDLSEEQVVDYLERAGLDAETVDSDGAPATADGEGDHAYRVGVPPYRVDVLNPVDVVDDVGRAHGFNELDPRYPEVSTVGGRHERSRLEGAARDALVGLGFEDMLDFHMTSERDCLDRMGLAAPDELDPDAPLGQRPPVTIAEPYSEDYTVVRTWALPSLLTVLENNTHRAYPQDLAEIGLVAHVDESEETKAAERRSVAAVLARTDAGYEDAKARLQALAGAFGANLETPATTHPSFIEGRTAAVELDGERCGVVGEIHPRVLVEHDLELPVAAFEFDLAALE; the protein is encoded by the coding sequence ATGCCCGTCGTCGACGTCGACCCCGACGAACTGCGCAAACTCGCCAGCACCGACCGGGACGACGAGGAACTGAAACGCGACCTGTTCGACCTGGGTCTGGAGTTCGAGGGCGAGACCGAGGAGGGCGAGTTCCAGCTGGAGTTCGCGCCGGACCGTCTCGACCGCCTCTCCGTCGAGGGCGTGGCGCGGTCGCTGCGCTACCAGGACGGCACCGACAGGGGCGTCTACGTCCCCAAGACGAACGACGCCGACTGGGTGTTCGAGGTCGACGAGTCCGTCCCCGACGAGCGCCCGTACGTGACGGGCGCTATCGTCCGCGGCCTCGACATGAGCGAGGCGAAACTCGACTCGCTCATCCAGCTACAGGAGAAGCTCCACGCGACGATGGGTCGCCAGCGCGTCAAGGGCGCCATCGGGGTGCACGACCTGACCATGCTGAAAGGCGGTGCGGCGGGGAGCGCGGCGGAGGAACCGGGCGGTGAGGGCGTCAAATCCATCAGCTACCGCGGTGTCGCGCCCGACGAGGACACGTTCGTCGCGCTCGACTCGGATGCGGAACTCACGCCCGGCGAGGTGCTGACCGAGCACCCGACCGGCGAGAAGTACGCCGACATCGTCTCGGAGTACGAGCGACTCCCGGCCATCTACGACGACATCGGCCTGTTCTCGTTCCCGCCGGTCATCAACGGCCGTCGGACGGAGGTCAGCGAGAACTCGCGGGACCTGCTCGTCGAGTTGACCGGCACCGACCAGTGGACCATCGACAAGATGTGCGCCATCATCTGCTACGCGCTGGACGCGCGCGGTGGCCGGGTCGAGGAGGTCCGCGTCGAGTACCCCGAGGGCCACCCGGCCGAACAGCGCGAGCTACTCCGTCCCGACCTCTCGGTCGACCACAAGACCGTCACGCACGCGCGCATCGAGCAACTGCTCGGCGTCGACCTGAGCGAGGAGCAGGTCGTCGACTACCTCGAACGCGCGGGACTGGACGCCGAGACGGTCGATTCGGACGGCGCTCCCGCCACCGCGGACGGCGAGGGGGACCACGCCTACCGCGTCGGCGTCCCGCCGTACCGAGTGGACGTGCTCAACCCGGTCGACGTCGTGGACGACGTGGGCCGCGCCCACGGGTTCAACGAACTCGACCCGCGCTACCCCGAGGTGTCGACGGTCGGCGGCCGGCACGAACGCTCCCGGCTGGAGGGCGCAGCGCGGGACGCGCTCGTCGGTCTGGGCTTCGAGGACATGCTCGACTTCCACATGACGAGCGAGCGCGACTGCCTCGACCGGATGGGTCTCGCCGCTCCCGACGAACTGGACCCCGACGCACCGCTGGGGCAGCGGCCGCCGGTGACCATCGCGGAACCGTACAGCGAGGACTACACCGTCGTCCGGACGTGGGCGCTCCCGTCGCTGCTGACGGTCCTGGAGAACAACACCCACCGGGCGTATCCACAGGACCTCGCGGAAATCGGCCTCGTGGCGCACGTCGACGAGAGCGAGGAGACGAAGGCCGCGGAACGCCGAAGCGTGGCCGCAGTCCTCGCGCGCACCGACGCGGGCTACGAGGACGCGAAGGCGCGACTGCAGGCGCTCGCAGGCGCGTTCGGTGCGAACCTGGAGACGCCGGCGACGACCCACCCGTCGTTCATCGAGGGCCGCACCGCGGCCGTGGAACTCGACGGCGAGCGGTGTGGCGTCGTCGGCGAGATACACCCGCGCGTGCTGGTCGAACACGACCTGGAACTGCCGGTGGCGGCGTTCGAGTTCGACCTCGCGGCGCTGGAGTAG
- the pheS gene encoding phenylalanine--tRNA ligase subunit alpha, which translates to MQLPAAQVAVLEAASATDERTVEAVADDVDESPTVVTRAAFELQEEGLLTVTEQAEETVSLTEEGETYREDALPEVRFYRAAVEAGVDEESVEMGQLVDAAGLDGPEVQIALSNFARKGYGTIDGGAVSADATADPDADAEATALDAIAEGAGGANVTESVDDETLDALERRSLVVREERTARSLLLTDAGVTAMMEGVRVAETVAQVTPELLTSGEWADVEFTEYNVEADAEAVTPARKHVLRQTADRVKEVLVGMGFQEMDGPHVDAEFWINDCLFMPQDHPARTHWDQFVLSDPAEMDEADMPSDLVDRVARAHREGVGEDGDGYHSPWTEDVARGLDLRGHTTSLSMRYLSGHAEGDLEPPQRWFSVEKVYRNDTLDATHLLEFFQIEGWVMAEDLSVRDLMGTFTEFYEQFGITGIEFKPHYNPYTEPSFELFGRHPVTDELIEIGNSGIFRPEVLEPLGVDCEVMAWGLALERLAMLVTGAEDIRDLHGTLADLDFLRNAEVIY; encoded by the coding sequence ATGCAACTGCCCGCAGCGCAGGTCGCGGTCCTGGAGGCCGCGTCCGCCACCGACGAACGAACCGTCGAGGCCGTCGCGGACGACGTGGACGAGTCGCCCACCGTCGTCACGCGCGCGGCCTTCGAACTACAGGAGGAGGGCCTGCTCACCGTCACCGAGCAGGCCGAGGAGACCGTCTCGCTCACCGAGGAAGGCGAGACGTACCGCGAGGACGCCCTCCCCGAGGTCCGCTTCTACCGCGCCGCCGTCGAGGCGGGCGTGGACGAGGAGAGCGTCGAGATGGGCCAACTCGTCGACGCGGCGGGGCTGGACGGCCCCGAGGTCCAGATTGCCCTGTCGAACTTCGCGCGGAAGGGCTACGGAACCATCGACGGCGGCGCGGTGTCGGCCGACGCGACCGCCGACCCAGACGCGGACGCGGAGGCGACCGCGCTGGACGCTATCGCCGAGGGAGCGGGCGGGGCGAACGTCACCGAGTCCGTCGACGACGAGACGCTCGACGCGCTCGAACGACGCAGTCTCGTCGTCCGCGAGGAGCGCACCGCACGCTCCCTGCTGCTCACCGACGCGGGCGTCACCGCGATGATGGAGGGCGTGAGGGTCGCGGAGACGGTCGCACAGGTCACGCCGGAACTGCTCACGAGCGGCGAGTGGGCGGACGTGGAGTTCACCGAGTACAACGTCGAGGCCGACGCCGAGGCCGTCACGCCCGCGCGGAAACACGTGCTCCGGCAGACCGCGGACCGGGTGAAGGAGGTGCTCGTCGGCATGGGGTTCCAGGAGATGGACGGCCCGCACGTCGACGCGGAGTTCTGGATCAACGACTGCCTGTTCATGCCCCAGGACCACCCGGCGCGCACCCACTGGGACCAGTTCGTCCTCTCGGACCCCGCCGAGATGGACGAGGCCGACATGCCGAGCGACCTCGTCGACCGCGTCGCGCGCGCCCACCGCGAGGGCGTCGGCGAGGACGGCGACGGCTACCACTCGCCGTGGACCGAGGACGTGGCGCGGGGACTGGACCTGCGCGGGCACACCACGTCGCTGTCGATGCGCTACCTCTCGGGACACGCCGAGGGCGACCTGGAGCCGCCCCAGCGGTGGTTCTCCGTCGAGAAGGTGTACCGCAACGACACGCTCGACGCGACCCACCTGCTGGAGTTCTTCCAGATAGAAGGGTGGGTGATGGCCGAGGACCTCTCGGTCCGGGACCTGATGGGGACGTTCACGGAGTTCTACGAGCAGTTCGGCATCACGGGCATCGAGTTCAAGCCCCACTACAACCCGTACACCGAACCGAGCTTCGAGCTGTTCGGCCGCCACCCTGTCACCGACGAACTCATCGAGATAGGCAACTCGGGCATCTTCCGTCCCGAAGTGCTGGAACCGCTGGGCGTCGACTGCGAGGTGATGGCGTGGGGGCTGGCGCTCGAACGCCTCGCCATGCTCGTCACGGGCGCGGAGGACATCCGCGACCTCCACGGGACGCTCGCGGACCTCGACTTCCTGCGGAACGCGGAGGTGATCTACTGA
- a CDS encoding class I SAM-dependent methyltransferase translates to MEWTEFYRERDYDRIAYLAGDDMPDLLGRFFSRTRTPDTMLSVGCGPAVTEFAVAERHPETAVHGVDVSEDLIGDNRELAADAGLGNLTFAVDSLPDLDAGGEYDLVYCVATLFFVEDVDRALESLWSRVAAGGFLVVSYPSTGTRRGAMAMDEQSRAFFSLVVGEENLRTREAVESVLGTAVEDFWDAVDAPEEPYREFAPTVYARRE, encoded by the coding sequence ATGGAGTGGACGGAGTTCTACCGCGAGCGAGACTACGACCGCATCGCGTACCTCGCGGGCGACGACATGCCGGACCTGCTGGGGCGGTTCTTCTCGCGTACCCGCACCCCCGACACGATGCTCTCGGTCGGCTGTGGCCCCGCCGTCACCGAGTTCGCCGTCGCGGAGCGTCACCCCGAGACGGCGGTCCACGGCGTCGACGTCTCCGAGGACCTGATTGGGGACAACCGCGAACTCGCCGCCGACGCGGGACTTGGGAACCTCACCTTCGCGGTCGACTCGCTCCCGGACCTCGACGCGGGAGGCGAGTACGACCTCGTCTACTGCGTCGCCACGCTGTTCTTCGTCGAGGACGTGGACCGCGCGCTCGAATCGCTCTGGTCCCGCGTCGCGGCCGGCGGGTTCCTCGTCGTCAGCTACCCCTCGACCGGGACTCGTCGGGGCGCGATGGCGATGGACGAGCAGAGTCGGGCGTTCTTCTCGCTGGTCGTCGGCGAGGAGAACCTGCGGACGCGCGAGGCGGTCGAATCGGTGCTCGGCACGGCGGTCGAGGACTTCTGGGACGCGGTCGACGCGCCGGAGGAACCGTACCGGGAGTTCGCGCCGACGGTGTACGCACGGCGGGAGTAG
- a CDS encoding aldo/keto reductase, with product MEYTTLGDTGVEVSRICLGCMGFGGSGGDEAWDWTVDEEQATAVIDRAIDLGINFFDTANIYSNGASEEILGNALSEHDREEQVVATKGYFPLDEEDPNSGGLSRKAIENQLDASLDRLGMDTVDLYQTHRWDYDTPIEQTMRALDDAVRRGKTRYLGASSMWAYQFADALHTSDELGLERFATMQNHHNLVYREEEREMNPLCDRENVGRIPWSPLAGGYLTRPHDESDAMRERTEERYDSPQAREINERVQKLADEEGVSMAQIGLAWLLHKDVAAPIYGTTSVDHLEEAVEAVELDLSASDIEFLEEPYEPTAVNGHE from the coding sequence ATGGAGTACACCACCCTCGGCGACACGGGCGTGGAGGTCAGTCGAATCTGTCTGGGCTGCATGGGCTTCGGCGGGTCGGGCGGCGACGAGGCGTGGGACTGGACAGTCGACGAGGAGCAGGCGACGGCGGTCATCGACCGGGCCATCGACCTCGGTATCAACTTCTTCGACACGGCCAACATCTACTCGAACGGCGCTTCCGAGGAGATACTCGGCAACGCGCTCTCGGAGCACGACCGCGAGGAGCAGGTCGTCGCGACGAAGGGGTACTTCCCGCTGGACGAGGAGGACCCCAACTCCGGCGGCCTCTCGCGCAAGGCCATCGAGAACCAGCTGGACGCCTCGCTGGACAGACTCGGGATGGACACCGTCGACCTCTACCAGACCCACCGCTGGGACTACGACACGCCCATCGAGCAGACGATGCGTGCGCTCGACGACGCGGTCCGCCGGGGGAAGACCCGCTACCTCGGTGCGAGTTCGATGTGGGCCTACCAGTTCGCCGACGCCCTCCACACCAGCGACGAACTCGGACTGGAGCGGTTCGCGACGATGCAGAACCACCACAACCTCGTCTACCGCGAGGAGGAGCGCGAGATGAACCCCCTGTGCGACAGAGAGAACGTCGGTCGCATTCCGTGGAGTCCGCTCGCCGGCGGCTACCTCACCCGCCCGCACGACGAGAGCGACGCGATGCGCGAGCGGACCGAGGAGCGCTACGACTCCCCGCAGGCCCGCGAGATAAACGAGCGCGTCCAGAAACTCGCCGACGAGGAGGGCGTCTCGATGGCACAGATCGGTCTCGCCTGGCTGCTCCACAAGGACGTCGCGGCACCCATCTACGGGACGACGAGCGTCGACCACCTCGAAGAGGCCGTCGAGGCCGTCGAACTCGACCTCTCGGCGTCGGACATCGAGTTCCTCGAAGAACCCTACGAGCCGACCGCGGTCAACGGCCACGAGTGA